A stretch of DNA from Acomys russatus chromosome 4, mAcoRus1.1, whole genome shotgun sequence:
AATAGGCTCACTTGGATGAACAAACACCCCTTAACTAGCCCTTGCTTTAAGTCTTTATCTCTCAAATGCAAAAggtggtgatatatatatatatatgtatatatatatatatgatatttaataATGTCATTTATTAAACAAGTTTaatgtacaaaaataataaatgataggACTCTTACCAGGTCACAGAGAATAATCTCAACAACTTTACAAGAAGATAATTgttatagaaaatattatataaagtgtcagcaaaattgaagaaaaaagaaattaatagctGTCATGTtatggttagattttttttctttctttttttttttttttttttttctttttttgtcagtttgacatagtccagagtcatctgggaagaaagaacttcaattgagaaaatgttgacatccataggcaagtctgtgagacATTTTATTGATTAGTGGGCAGTGTCACCCCTACACCCCTACAGAGTCCTGAGCAGTATAAGGAATCAGGCTGAGTAAggcatgaagagcaagccagcaagcagagttcctccatggcttctgttcgGTTCCGGTTGTGGTGACACACGTCGGGGAGAAGAATACACCGAAGAGACGGAGGATCACacattcaaggcaagcctggaagcaggaacagagGATTCACACGTGATCCCTCCTAGTTCATTACAGATCAACTGCAAAAGAAGCCACCAGCCACCCTCAGCCCCAGTTACAGCCATGGACTGGATTAAGAAAACCACGGCAACATTTCCACTTTAAAAAGGGAATAACAGGAAAATGGAGAAGCCACTGGCATAGCCACAGACCAACCTGACCTGCTTTCtgctctgagaaagaaattgttGCTTCTTCGGCCAACTCCATCCCGGGAATCTCTCCTTTTCCATCATCTTCTGAGGCCATAACATCAGCAAAGAGAATGTAGAAGGCCTGACCTCTTTGGGAGTTGGGTGGGGCTAGACAATCatgatttttattcctttattcctttttttttttttcttggataaTTAAATTCAGCCAATGAAAACTGGTTTGGGCCAATGaaatggtggaaagaaagaactgactccccaaaactgccctctgatctccatgcaTGTGGCTACGTATGCATCTGTGCCCCTtgggcatgtatgtgcatgtatacatatgtggacacaaatttttaagatttttaaatcttaagGAACATTCCTCAAATGTTTGCAAGGGTTTTGAACTAACCACACCCAACAATGCCTTTTAGTAGAGTTCTGAAGTCGCCTATCTTACTTGGCTTCCTGCCCTCATCCAGTCTTCTTGTAATTTTAGCTACCTTGGTTTTGCCAAACCAGTATAGTTGAAGGTAACAGCTTTAATATAAACCTTGTCTCAGGCCTGGGTCTTTGTTCGACATCTTGGGTGGCCTCTGAGAAAGGCTCCAAGCAACAGAGTCTGAATTTTAGTGTGTGGGTTGAAAAGTACTCATGTTTCTAGACACTGCCTGTCTTTCTTGCTACagggcaggaagaagaaacaatgCACCCTAACCGTTGAGCTTTCCTACCACTTCTAGAGCCGGTGGCTTTGTTAACAAATGAACAGCCTTCCAAATGTCAtggaagtaaaatttttaaacactttGCCAACAAGTCACCAACTTCCCAGCTGGCAAATGTGTAGCATCCCTAAACACAGGAAAAGCAGCCAGGCTGGTGGCACCCAATGCACCACACATCTATTTAGAGAAAGCTGATACCGCATGTATTTGATGATTCAATGACTCAAAGAAGACAATAGCTCATGTTATCATCTGTAAAGCTCATGTGACCACTCCAGATGTGGTGACAGTTGTCTGGCTCCACCAGTCATTAGGAGACCTGGGGTTCctcctctttgtttctctgttatctCCAAGGCCACTGTTGGCTTCATTGCCACACATTTGTAAGTATATATGTGTCTCCATTTGTGGAAAGGAAACGAATGTGATTGGAGTGTGCGAGGAAGCTCACTCACAATCTTAGGGCCACATAAGAAAACTGACTATGTGGCTTAGGGAGGGGGAGAATGGGCAAGGAGTCATTAGGAACCCCTGTAGTTTTTGGTATAGATAGGTCATGGACCCACTCTACAGAGACCCTCCCACTCCCCTTCGTACATCCAGGCCACAGCTTGCTCATTCCTACCCAGAAGCCGAAGCAAGACCCAATGGATTATCATGATACATTTTTAGTGTCATGAGCATTGCTATTTCCCCCAAGTTCTTCCTAAAACAGTGTCCGTAACCTTCCCTATGCAATGGGGACCCAAGGGAAATGCTTATAAGCGCTAGGAACACAATGGGCATTGTCAATGAAAGGATGTGCTGGCCCAGGCTATCCAAGAAGCAGGTATCAACAAGAGATTATTTCAAGAGTGAGCTAGTGTGGTGGCTCAGCCACAAAGCACTTCCCACCAAGCCAGgcaacctaaattcaatccccaggaacAGTAcagcggaaggagagaaccagcttctgcaaattgttctctgacctacactTGTACTCCttggtacacatgtatacatgtacacacacacacacacacacacacacacacacacacacacacgtattgtTAAGTGTCAAGAGAAGACGTGCCTGTGTGGAGTGAAACAGGGAGGGACCTGGGAAAGACTGGAACAGCTGCAAGCTGTGATCTGTGACAGATCCTAAGGGACAACAGCATGGGGAAGGCTCCCACAGAGGCGATGCAGCTACGAAAGCTACAGCAGAGCCATTAGTAAGTGCCTGGGCCAAGATTCCCAGCTACAAACTCTTCACACCTTCTTGGATGACTAGCCATATACAATGGTGTCAGTGTGATGGACAGAGGTGATGGGATTCAAAGGTCGAACATCCTTTGGTCAATTACATGCCCCATAGGAAGAATTCAGATAGGCCCATGCTCATGGCTGTTACAGAGGtttagagaaacacacacacacacacacacacacacacacacacacacacacacacacacacaaaaaccaaaaccaaaaccaaaaccaaaaaaacactaGGGGGGTCTGTATTCtagaaattaaaacatgaattaaaaacatataatacCAGCTTATAATACATTAACTAAtagtgtgttgtgtatgtgtgttaacaGCAAGATCtcattgtagctcaggctagcttcaaactccctatgtaactgaggatgaccttgagctcttcCCAGGCACTTTGAAGGAGCCCTGCCCCCAAGACAgacctccttcttcctctgtgccAGGTAGGGCTGCTCCAGGCCTGGCCTGCTCCCTCAGGCATGGCCACACTAAACCTCTGTGTCCCTCTTCAGCCCCTCTCTGGGTCACTGACTCTATTGCACATCTTTTTCCATCATCTCTCAGAACTGCCACTTAGAGGCCAAACTAAGAACCTGGGACAAACAAAATGGCACTTCTGTACCTGTAAGTAGGGGCCTTAGCTTAAATAAAGGTAGGCTAGCTACCCAATTGGATTTTATTAAACTATGATGCAGATCCATATATATTGACACTAAATGCAGATCTATTCAAGTCAAAATGCAGGTTGAAAATGCAATGTGTAGAGTACACACCCATTTTATCAAACCCCCAAATATGTATCCCTAAGCACAACTTCCAACATGCCCACCCGTTCACCCTGGGCGGTGGGAGTATGTAGGATGAGTTTTTCACTATAGTGAACAAATATTTCTTGAACAATAAATAGTGGAGTAATCTAAAACGGAAAGCAGCAAAACATGCCtatgatgccagcacttgggaagtgggagCAGAAAAACCAGGAGTTCTTCAGCCACGTTGAGATCTGGAGGGCAGCTGGAGtaaataactctctctctctctctctctctctctctctctctctcctctcctcctccctctcctcctctctcctctctctctctctctctctctctctctctctctctctctctctctctctctctgtgtgtgtgtgtgtgtcatcactgtcgccgccgccgccgccgccaccaccaccaccaaacatcCAAACATATGGCCACCCTCAGGAAGCAGGCTTCCCTGTTGCCTCCTGGTTCACTTTAATCCAGCAAACATCTCAGAAGTGGGTAGTCAGCACTGGTTCCCACTAGTGGCTGAGCAGAGAGTCAGGGGGATGCACATGGTTCCCACAAAGCATAAGCCTCCATTGGCTGGGAAGGCCCATGAAGACTCTCCAGGAAGGCCTTCAGTGAGGTGGAGGCTATCATCCAGATGCCTGGGACTGCTGCCTTTCAGGAGGAAACAGAGCCAGAGTTGAAGAGCTGAGACAAGAATAAGGGGGCTGAAAAGTCTTAGGGGAGCTACAGCCTCCTGCCCCCAACTCTGGCGCTCAGGCCAGCCCAAACTGGCAGCTGCAAAGAGTAACATCAGCCAGAGTTGCCTCAAGAGAGAGAGGACCTAGCAGCTAAGGCCATCCTGGCATACTTTCTTTCACAATGGAGGCATTTTGAGTATCATAGTGTTTTCAGGAGCTGGGATGGGGTTAAAGACCCTAATCACCAGGACCCTGTGTCTGTCCTCCCATCTCTGAGACAGTCAGAGAGGCATCATTTCGTAacttatgtgtatattttgtttcatttcctctgcttttctgaCTTGCAGCGAGGAGGGCTTAGAGAGGTAGAGTGTAAGACCCAGATCCTAAGTGGGTCATGGtcaggatcacacacacacacacacacacacacacacacacacacacacacacacacacacacacacacattctagccCCACTACCAGGTAGAGGGGGGGCGGCTCTGAGCACAGAACAGTGGCTACCACTAAGCAGAGTTTGAGCTGTCTGGCCCAGGTAAGCCCTGGACTTATAGGGTTGGTCAGGGACCCAGTATGAGCCAAATGTTTGTTACCCCTGTCGCCACCTGCCGCCAGGCAACACTGCGACATAGccagctgggaggtggggggtagtGGAGATTTCGAGTGTAGAGTGTAGACGTGGAATGTGGGTCGGCTGCTTAAGAGCCCTGGAAAGGGAAAGTAGACCCAGAGTCAGAATAAGCCGCAGCTCTCAGTGTGGTTTCTTCGTGACTGCCAGGCTTGTTTTCTCCTCCGTAAACAAAGACCCATGCTGAGAAAGGCGGGGGATGCGGTGGGACCCTAGGACCCTAAAGACTCCGACCTGTCCTTCGCGGAAGCCAGAAGGAGCCTAAGAGAAGCGAGGGAGGAAGAGACCTGTGATCACCCGAAGCACAGGTGCGCCAGGCACTGAGCTGAGTCAGCGCGGGTTGGGAGGGCGGCGAAGGGCAGAAAGAGTCGCTCACCTCACGGGATAGCGAATGCGCACCCACGCGCTCACCCTCCCTGGAATACCACGACTGAAACATCTCAGCCAGAGTTTCCCATTGTTTGTTCGGATTCGATCCCCTGCGATATCCCagcactctcccccccccccccccaaagaagtCAGCGCCGGGAAAGAGCCGTGTCTAGCCTGTGAGGTGACCTGGATCTCCCTGGGAGGTCAGCTGCACAGAGGAGGGCGCTCTGTATCCTCGGAGCACCACCCTCGCCTCTCAGACCGTGTGGAGAGCAGACCAGGGAGGCCAGAGCACCCTGGGCTGGGTGGGGATCCACTTGGGGAGGTAGGTACCTCAGAGGCGTCACTTCAATCTGGAAACGGAAGTTTTGTGGACTACCCCCCACCTGGTCCTCCCTGCCCTTTTCCTCATCCACATTCCCTCCTCCAGACTGGATCCCTAAGGTTCAAGAAGTCCAAAGCCCGAAGAAGCGCACTGTGTAAATATATTGGCTTTATTTGTGTCCATTCGGACGCCTCACTGACAACATCCAGGTAAAAAGACCGTTAAATAAAACGCCTTCAGCTATtgcaatgcaaaaataaatatcaatcctccggctgcagcagcagccgcgCTGAGCCCCAAGTCCCCTCCGTCAACCTAACAATTATAAAAGTGTCCAGCGAGAGTATCGGCGTGAGTGTGAACGGGTGTGCGCTTGGGGGTAGGGCACAGTGGAGCGGTGTGCAAAATCGGAGTTGCAAACCAAAGGCCTTGCCGCGGCAACCCCGGCGACCCTACTCAGCGCGGGCTGCTTCCCCGCGCACTCTCACTGCAGAGTTCGTACTAGgaaagagttaaaaaataaacatttacaggGGCAAAGAAAGCGGCTACCCTCCCTGGCGTCCCCGAAGGCGCTCCGGGGCCCCGGCGGGTCAGCAGCTGGGCTAGAGTCCGAGCGAGCGAGGCGTGCTGATCCCGGGTGATCCGGGCCGCCTGGAGGTACTATCCCCCTCCGGGTGCTCCCGCTGGTCCCCGGCGCGTGGCGGCGGAATGAGTCCCCAAACGAGCTGCCGCCTCACAGGGCTGAGTCGGAGTCGCTGGAGTCCAGGCTGTTCCTCAGTTTGCAGCTGCCGAGCGGCTCCCTCTGCAGGGACAGGCTCTGCGTGCTGCGGCGCAGGCACTCCAAGCTCTGCAGGAACGACTTctttgccttctcctcctccatcggggacaccccttcctcctccacctcctggaTCTCGTCGAAGGTCACCGGCTGCGTCTTGAAGCGGGACTGGCGCGGCCGTCGCAGCCGGCCCTTACCCTTGGGCAGCTTGGCCGGCCGCACGGGCTGCGGGAACTCGTCCGCCAGACACACGAAGTGCGGCATCACCGCCTGGTAGCTGGAGCAAATGCCCATGAGCTCTCCGGGCTTTGCGACTGCCATGGCGCCGTCAGCGGCTGCGGAACCGGGGGGCGGTGGGGCGCCCGGGCTCTCCGGGGGCGGCCGCGGCTCCGGGGTCCCCCGGGAGGCGGCAGCCTGGGGCTCTCCGGGCGGGGGATCCAAATCTGCTGCGGGGTGGCGGCGGGCCTCGCTGGCCCGAGCCGGCGCTGCTGGGGAGGGATGGCGGGCGGGCAGGCCCGTCGGGGGTCGCGGGGCTGCGCTACGCTGCTCGGCGGCTCTCCAAGAGGCTCCTTGCCGCCGCTGTCGCTGTTTCCGTGTGCCCCGGGGCGGCCCGCCTCGCCGCTTATATAGCCCGCCTCTGCCCACACGGCTGCAAGCTCGGATGACAGCGAATGCCGTTTAAAGCGTGCGCGCCCCGCGCCCTTCCGCCTGACGTCGCCCTACCCGCTACTCTGGGAAAGTAACGGCCCCTTCCCCGGCACCACCCGCCCGCCACGCACCGGAAGGCGCGCCTCGCCCGCCAAGGTCCATCTAGCAAGAGCACCCGCTCCCGGACCCTGCTACCAGTACCCACAGAGCCGAGGTGCTATTATAGGTCCTGGGATACTCCCAGCCCTAAATCTGTACCGACCTGAGTGGCCGCGAGGTTTCGGTCGCTTCCCCGGCTTCAGGCTCTAGTCACTTCTGAGGAGCAGGCCCTTCTATGGTAGATTACTCGCCAAGCACTGGCCACCCGGCAGCTGCTGGCTCTCCTGCGGGACGGGACGCGGGACGCCGCAGCCAAAGCGCCCAGCTTCCCGGGGGCTAGAGCTCCGAGAAACGGGAGGGCTTCTGAAGCCCTCCCAACCCCTCCCCAGgcacaccgtacacacacacacacacacacacacacacacacacacacacacacacacacgaatacctTTACTCCATTCCGGTTCTACCCTCCCCTTCGTGCTTATCTCCTCACTCTCCCCACCCTAAGTCTCTCAGGCACCCCCATTCATGAACCGCAGAGTGGCACTTGGATAGCAGGACACTAACGACAATAATAATAGCTCCCATCTGGAGCACTTCATCTGAGCCAGCTAGCGAGCTCTCTGTACATACATTATCTTGTTCATCTTCCTAGCAGCCGGGTGGGATAATTAGTATTCCTTCAATTTCACTTGAGAAAAGGGAGCCTCAGAAGGGATAATTAACTAGTCCACTAGAACCCGATGGATGGGATGGACTCCAAAGCACAATGATAAGGGTAGTGTTCCCAAGCCAAATCCCACCAGTGAGTGACCTTGGAGAGAAGATTGACAGGGTAGCCCCTGCTGGCCTCAGGGCCCCAGAAGGTAACTGGGTGAGTGCTGCCTTGACCAGGATGTGGATGGCGTCTGGCAATGGAGGGCATCAGTGAGGTGTGGCCTCCCTCTATACCCACTCACCAGAGGCCTATTAAGAATGCGTGTGGGAGCTCAGGAGTAAATGGGAGCAACAGTAAAAGAGTTCTTGAATACAGGGTGATGGTATACACCTAtaatgccagcccttgggagatggaggccggaagatcaggagttcaaagccagccctgcTGTACAGAGAATTCcaaaccagcctaggctacataagagCTTGCCAAGACTGGAGGAGAGACAAAGAAGAAGCCCGAAGTCCGAAGTCTGTAGCCTCTCTCGTAAAAGTTGCATTCTAGTGGGAGGGACCATATAAACATCAACAAGAACAGGTGCCTTGACAGAATTGCAGAGGGAGGTGTGCAGAGCCAGTTACCAGGAGAGACTTCTCAGAGTGGGTGGCACTTAGCTGGCACCCGATAGACAGTGGGAGCACTGCTAAGCACCCCAAAGGCACTGGGGCAAGTCTGGAGATATATGGACTTGTTCAAGGCAAGTGTGTGCCCTGCTATCTTCTCAGCAACCCTGGGTAGCCAGAGCCACTATCACTGCTGTGCACTCTTGAGGAAGCAAAGGCACAGGAGAGCTAAGCAGCTTGCCCACAGTCAGTCAGCAGCAGAACTAAGATCCAGGCATCGTGGCTCCCAGGTGCTCACTCTTACCCGTCACACTGAAATGGAAATTTAAACAACTGGTGGGGGATGCTGAAGGAATGAACATGGATGTCAAGGCAGGAAGACAGTGTTTGGACCTGGTACAGGTCGCTAAGGCAACAGTAAGACTGGTGAGAGTAATGACCACAGGGCAACCTCTGATTGAGTAGGGGAAGAAGGCAAGACGTAGGGATGGTTTCTTAAGGCTTTGAGGTAATACCATAGAAGTAGAATTTCACCGTGAGGGCGCCATAAGGTATTGAAGTGGTTTCCTCCAATTGATGTTTTTCAAAACAACCTCCTCAAAATTCTGAGGCGAGAAGGCTGGCAAGGAGCAGGCAACCTACTTAGGTAGTTGTGAAATGACTTCAAACTCGGGCCACTAAAGCCTTGCATTGGGCCTTGGCTCACAGAGATGCAGGGAAATGGTTTGATTTGTGATTTGTCTGAGATGAGGTGCAGGGTCAGTCACAGGGACCAAGGCTAACTTCTTTGCATTTGGCTCCAGCAAACATTCAAGGGTGCTGTTTCCTATCAGGGTAGAATCTGCCGGTTGTCCATCAGAACTCGCTTTCTGCCTGGGTGAGACCTGAAAGGCTCATGACAGAATTATACCAGGTGAAAGAACAAAGCAAATTTGCATAATCCTAAAACTTGAGGCCACTGCTTTTTACATTGCCTTTAACAGCAGTTTAGCAATCCTCAAATGTCAATGGGTACCAGGAAGGGACAGCTGGCCCTAATGACTCTCCTCAAACCTATAATGCTGGCTTAGACAGCTACTAGGGAGTAGAAAGCTGGGGACCTTTGTTACAAGGGAGTGAAATGCTTATCATGTGTGGCCATTTGGAAGTCAGACCACATGACTACTGATCCTATGTAATTCTAGAAAAAtggctgggaagagagaaaaaaaagcaccCATTTGTATGTGTTGGCTGCTTGGTGCTACTTTTAGCAAGATATTACAAGAAAGAGATTGGCTGGCTTGCAAGAAGAGGCAGTCAAAAATAGAGTCCAGAAAACTGATGTCCTTGGGGTTGGAAAAGCCACTTAGACATCCAAAGGGCAGATGGGTCAGAAGCCCAGAGCCTCTTAAAGCTTGCCTGCTATGCCAAAGATTAAGGCCTCAAAATCACTGCTGGGGCCAAGTATTGTATTAAAAGGTGTTATCCAGGCCTATCATTTCAGATGTCCCTGGGTGACTCTCATTGTAAAATAGTGAAAAGTGATGGGCTGGCCAGAAACACAGTAACTGTTAGGAGAGCCATTCTGGGCATGGTAATGACCACATGGAACTGTCTAGAACCAGATAAACCCGAAGCCAACTAAGGTTCTGGGGGAGTTGGTATCACCAACAAAGTTGTAAGGCTGATCGGTAGGAGCCCAAGGTGGATGGTTCTGCATGGAGGGTGGACAACCAACTACCTGCCAGCTTGGCTAGCGGTCAGGGCTACAGAGGGCAACAGGATCATCCCCACACAGCTTCCTCCAGTGGTTTCTGAGGGTCAGTGTGGGCAGAGGACTCTAGCTACTAACACAGCGAGGTCATATTCCTCAATGACCCCCAGAGCAGGGGGTCACTAAGCTGAACTGCCATCTGTGGGATGTGTAGAGCAACCACATGTCACTTCTACCTCTTCTGCCCAAGAGGAAATGCCTTCTGtgacttttctttccctctggtgggaacaacaacaaagagatcaTGGGAACTTTATGTTAAAGACAGAAATATCACCATTAACCTGGGTCCCTCAAAGGCTGAGTGGAGCTGACCTGCCTACCAGCTTGAACTTTCTTCGAAGCTACAAGGAAGCAACTGCATGTCATGGACTATCCAAGTGGAGAGGTCAGGCAAGGATAGAGCTTAGAGGA
This window harbors:
- the C4H11orf96 gene encoding uncharacterized protein C11orf96 homolog, whose protein sequence is MAVAKPGELMGICSSYQAVMPHFVCLADEFPQPVRPAKLPKGKGRLRRPRQSRFKTQPVTFDEIQEVEEEGVSPMEEEKAKKSFLQSLECLRRSTQSLSLQREPLGSCKLRNSLDSSDSDSAL